One genomic region from Candidatus Eisenbacteria bacterium encodes:
- a CDS encoding sigma-70 family RNA polymerase sigma factor: MARSGESGAREGSSAESIRSFHDRFVELFGLHHPRLLRVMVRLSGDPELAADLVQEAFVSLYRRGALPDALEAWLITVALNRLRNERASRGRRARLILTHANPAPPSPPVTLGEAAAADTTRRAVRAALERLTERERQLLVLRSEGYPYREIAVALGMNEASVGTLLARARRAFLAAYEGRDASR; the protein is encoded by the coding sequence TTGGCGAGATCTGGCGAGTCCGGAGCCCGCGAAGGCTCATCGGCGGAGTCGATCCGATCGTTCCACGACCGGTTCGTGGAGCTGTTCGGGCTCCATCATCCGCGCCTGCTGCGCGTCATGGTCCGCCTGAGCGGAGACCCGGAGCTGGCCGCCGATCTGGTGCAGGAGGCATTCGTGAGTCTCTATCGGCGCGGCGCGCTGCCCGACGCGCTGGAGGCCTGGCTGATCACCGTGGCGCTCAATCGGCTCCGCAACGAGCGCGCCTCGCGGGGACGCCGCGCGCGTTTGATCCTGACCCACGCGAATCCCGCGCCCCCGTCTCCGCCCGTGACGCTCGGCGAGGCGGCCGCGGCCGACACCACCCGGCGTGCCGTACGCGCCGCGCTCGAGAGGCTGACGGAGCGCGAACGGCAGCTCCTGGTGTTGCGTTCCGAAGGCTATCCCTATCGCGAGATCGCGGTGGCGCTCGGCATGAACGAGGCCAGCGTCGGCACGCTGCTGGCCCGCGCGCGGCGCGCGTTCCTCGCCGCCTACGAGGGGCGCGATGCATCTCGATGA
- a CDS encoding zf-HC2 domain-containing protein, with protein sequence MHLDDERLQRLTDGEMSPAERAAALEHLASCAACARMRLEAENEERRTQDLLRELDMPAPALDVETVVAVAADRTAPARLHDPARGFERRPARLRWAAAAAFAAALAGAAFALPGSPVPRLLREVVARLRHPAPAPETAPGEPNVAGIAITPGERLMIELQPSGQEGLVTVRLIEGATLSIRAPSGGATFTSDVDRVQVQHLGGAIDIDVPRGAPLVEVQVDGVPRFRKEGSRVTLAEPLGYGTWRIPLASR encoded by the coding sequence ATGCATCTCGATGACGAGCGCCTGCAGCGACTGACCGATGGCGAGATGTCCCCGGCCGAGCGCGCCGCCGCGCTCGAGCACCTGGCTTCCTGTGCGGCATGCGCACGCATGCGGCTCGAGGCCGAGAACGAGGAGCGGCGAACGCAAGACCTTCTGCGCGAGCTCGACATGCCGGCGCCCGCGCTCGATGTCGAGACGGTGGTCGCGGTCGCGGCGGACCGGACGGCTCCTGCGAGGCTTCATGACCCGGCGCGTGGGTTCGAGCGGCGCCCGGCGCGCCTGCGCTGGGCGGCCGCCGCGGCATTCGCCGCGGCTCTCGCAGGCGCGGCCTTTGCGCTTCCCGGCTCGCCGGTGCCCCGCCTGCTGCGCGAGGTCGTCGCGCGGTTGCGGCACCCGGCCCCGGCTCCGGAGACGGCGCCGGGAGAGCCGAACGTGGCCGGCATCGCGATCACGCCGGGCGAGCGGCTGATGATCGAGCTTCAGCCGAGCGGTCAGGAGGGCCTGGTCACGGTGCGGTTGATCGAAGGCGCAACGCTGTCGATCCGTGCGCCGAGCGGTGGCGCCACGTTCACCTCGGACGTGGATCGCGTGCAGGTGCAGCACCTGGGAGGGGCGATCGACATCGATGTCCCTCGCGGGGCGCCCCTCGTCGAGGTTCAGGTCGATGGTGTGCCGCGGTTTCGCAAGGAGGGCTCGCGCGTCACGCTCGCCGAGCCGCTGGGGTATGGAACCTGGCGCATTCCTCTGGCGTCGCGCTGA